Sequence from the Burkholderia sp. GAS332 genome:
CTTGAAGAAGGTGTTGTAGAAGGGCAGTTCCTGCATCTGCCGGTACGCTGCGTCGGCCAGTTCCTTGCGGCCATACCCGACGTTCACGCACCACAAGCCGGCCATGCCGTCGATGATCTTGTTGTCTTCCGAATCCCACAGGTACACGCCCTGTGCCTTGACGATCACGCGGCTGCCGGTGCGATTGAGCGAGCCCATATCCGAAAACGGATGGATGTGGTGCGCGGCGTCGAGCGCGCGGTATTCGGCGGTGCTGCGTTTTACGGCCGGCGCCTGGGCGGCGGGTAGGACTGCCGGTTGCACGTAAGCGACTTCTTCTGTTCTGTAGCTCATACTGCCTCCAGTTTTTCTGCCATTGCGGGTGACGTCTTTGGGTCGAAGGTTTGAGACCCGGACTTAGACGTGCAGCAACAGATGACGGCGTTCCCACGAGCTGATCACGCGGAAAAACGCTTCGTATTCGGTTTCTTTCAGTGCGAGGTAGGCCTTGACGAATTTCTCGCCGAGAATCTCGGCCATCGGTTCGCACGCGCCCATCAGCGTCAGCCCTTCTTCGAGATTGCGCGGCAACTGGTAGGGCAATTCATAGCCGTCGCTGAGCAGCGGCTCGGTCGGCTCCAGTTTTTGCGTCATGCCGAGATAGCCGGCCGCCAGCGTTGCTGCGATCGCCAGATACGGATTGCAGTCCACGCCCGGAATGCGGTTTTCGATACGGCGCGCGGCCGGCCCCGAATGCGGAATCCGGAAACCCACCGTGCGGTTGTCGTAACCCCACGCCACATTGATCGGCGCAGCCATGAAGCGCGACAGGCGGCGATACGAGTTGATGTACGGCGCGAAGATCGGCATCAGCGCCGGCGTGTACTTTTGCAGACCGGCGATATAGCCGGTGAACATCGAAGTGGGCTTGCCGTCCGGGCCGGTGAACAGGTTCTGGCCAGTTTCTTCGTCCACCAGGCTCTGGTGCATGTGCATCGCCGAGCCCGGTTCGCCTTCCATCGGCTTGGCCATGAAGGTCGCGTACATCTTGTGACGCAGCGCGGCTTCGCGCACCGTGCGCTTGAACAGGAACACGCTGTCGGCGAGTTTCAGCGGGTCGCCGTGCATGAAGTTGATTTCCATCTGCGCGGCGCCGACTTCGTGAATCAGCGTGTCGACTTCCAGTTCCTGCACTTCGCAGTATTCATAGATGTCTTCGAACAGCGGATCGAACTCGTTGACGGCTTCGATCGAGTACGCCTGACGGCCGGTCTCCGGACGGCCCGTACGGCCGATCGGCGGTTGCAGCGGCAGATCCGGGTCCTTGTTCATGTCGACCAGATAGAACTCGAGCTCGGGCGCGATGACCGGCTTCCAGCCCTTGGCCTTGTAGAGTTCGAGCACGCGGCGCAGCACACGGCGCGGCGAGATCGCGACGGGCGTGCCGTCGAAGTGAACGCAATCGTGAATGACCTGGGCGGTCGGGTCGACCGCCCACGGAATCATGCGGATGGTGCTGGCGTCGGGAACGCACACCATATCCGGGTCGGTGACGCCGGTGAGCGTGCCGTCTTCCGGATAGTCCCCTGTGACGGTCTGGATCATCACCGCTTGCGGCAAGCGCATGGACTCGCCGGATTCGAACTTGCTGCGCGGAATGATCTTGCCGCGTGCGATCCCGGCCATATCCGGAATGATCGCTTCGATTTCGGTGACGCGGTTCTTCTTCAGGAAGTCGTCGATTTCATGCATGGTTATTCTCTCAGTTTTGGTGCGCGACCGGCTCAGGCATGCGTGGCAGCGGCGGATGCCGCGCCATAGCCGGCCTTGGTGCGCATTCGATCGCGGCAGGCGTCGCCGAAGGCGCGAAAGATCGCGGTGGAAAGCGCGTCGTTGGCATGCTTCCATTCCGGGTGCCACTGCACACCCAGCGCGAAGGCACGCGCATTTTTCACGCTCACCGCTTCGATCAATCCGTCCGGCGCGGTGGCTTCTGCCACCAGACCCACGCCCAACCGCTCGACGCCTTGACCGTGCAATGAATTCACACGCGCTTCATTCGTGCCGCCCGCGAGGCGCTGCAACAAGCCGCCCTGCGTCAGCGTGATCGAATGCGACGGTGCGTATTGCACGTCGAGGTCGTCTTCCTTGTTCTCGCGATGGTCGTTCAAGCCGGCCACCGCGTGAACGCTTTGATGCAACGTCCCGCCGAACACCACGTTCATTTCCTGGAAGCCCCGGCATACCGCCAACACCGGCACGCCTGCGGCAATCGCCGCGCGCAGCAGCGGCAGCGTCGTCGCATCGCGTGCGGCGTCGTGCAGCGTGCCCGGCGCGCTCGGATGACCACCATAGCGGTGCGGCTCGACATTCGAATAGCTGCCGGTAAACAGTAAGCCGTCAACGGTATCCAGCACGTCCTCGGTGGACTGACGCTCGCCGAGCGCCGGCAGCAACATGGCCAGCGCCTGCGAGCCATCCACGATCGCGGCGATGTACTTCTCGCCGGTGACGTGCGACGGGTGGACTCCCATCATCGTTCTGTCGGCGCTGATGCCGACCAGGGGTTTGTTTCGCATAACGAATAGACGTGTGTGTTCCCCGCGGGATGCGGCATGAACAACGTTAAACACAGCGCGGCACGATTCCGCAGCCGGACGCAAGGCGTCAGACCACCGGGGTAGTGCAGGCGGTCGTCGTCAACGGAACGCGCCGCGCGTGGTAATCAGGGAGGCTGTTCGATTCGATCCGTCGCGGTGCGCAACTGATCTGATTCGCATGAAACGTGCAGGCAGCAGACAGCACCGCACAAGCACGAACGCATGGCTCGAAAGAGCGCGCACGCGCAAACGGACGAATCGAACAGCGATAAAGGGGGAGGCGCTACGGCAGCAGCGAGGCGACTTCGTCCGTACGTACGGCAATGAAGGCGCGCGCGGAGATGGAGTTGTGACGTCGAACTGAACGGCGGGACAGGATCGTGAAGACGGACAGGAAGCGGCGGAACGCAAGGCTGCCGTTGCTGCCGTCGGCGATGGCGCCGTCAGCGCGAGGACAACTCGCCTGACTACGATTCCATCTCACCAAAGGGCCTCGGACTCTCACGATTACACTCGAATGTCTATTGAACGGTCTGCTCGAAAAACGCTAGGGCGTTTAAAGAAACAGCACGTTGGGATGGTCGGAGCTACCGTCGCGAAGTTCATTCGCTGCGCCGCTAAACACAGCTTCGTGTTTCGTGACGTCGGCATGACGACCGCCTGAGAACCATCGTATACGAGCCAATAATGCCGTCAAATCATTTTTATAAAAGATTTATCAGGGCTTTCCCGGGGGTGTCATTCGAATCGCTGTGTGTGGGAACATTCGTTGCGGTTACTAAATTTCGGAAGCCTTACAGGGGTTTTCCCCAGCGGCGCGAAGATTAAAGTGATTAGAATATTCAACACTCGCGGGCACACGTTGCCCGAGCCCATGCGCCCCGATCGTTTCCTATGTCAGAGAATTCAGCGATGTCTATAGAAGTAGCGACCCGCCTGCAATACATCCGTAAGAAAAATGGCCTGTCCCAGCGTGAGCTGGCGAAACGGGCGGGGGTCACCAATGGCACGATTTCTCTGATTGAACAGAACCGCGTGAGTCCGTCGGTCGGCTCGCTGAAGAAACTGCTCGAATGCATACCGATGAGTCTCGCCGAGTTCTTCACCTTTGAAGTCGAGGTGGAACGCTCCGTCGTGTCGCGCCGCGCCGACATGCCGAATCTCGGCAACGAGTCGATTGAGTTCTATCTGGCGGGCTCCAGTATCAAAGACCGCAACATGGGGATTCTGCGCGAGGTGTATCAGCCTCTGTCGGATACGGGGCCGGAGATGCTGGAGCACGAGGGGCACGAGGGCGGCGTGGTGGTCAGCGGTCAGATCGAACTGACGGTGGACGGCGTCACGTGGCTGCTCGACCCCGGTGACAGCTACTACTTCGAAAGCCGTCTACCGCATCGTTTTCGCAATCCCAGCGCGGAGCATCTCTGCGAGATCGTGTCGGCCAATTCGCCGCCCACGTTCTAAAGACTCCGCGCCAACGCGCCGCGACGCAGTTTCATGCCGCCTGAAGTCGATGCCGGCGTGCGTCGAGCGCATAACATTGAGGCATCCTGATGGACAAGCAATCTCTCGCATTCTGGCAAGACAAAGCCGCTACGCTTTCGATCGAAGGCCGTGCGTTTATCGACGGCGAATACCGTGACGCCGCAGGCGGCCGCACGTTCGACTGCCTGAGCCCGATCGACGGCAAGCTGCTCGCCAAGGTCGCTGACAGCGGCGCGGCCGATGTCGACGCCGCTGTGGCAGCCGCGCGCCGCGCGTTCGACGCCGGTGTGTGGTCCGGCCTGAATCCGCGCAAGCGCAAGGCGATTCTATTGCGTTGGGCCGCGTCGATCCGCGAGCATAGTGACGAACTCGCGCTGCTCGAAACGCTGGACGCGGGTAAGCCGATCGCCGACACCACCACGGTGGACGTGCCGGGCGCGGCCTATTGCGTCGAATGGTTCGCTGAAGCCATCGACAAGGTCGGCGGCGAAGTCGCGCCGGCCGATCATCATCTGGTGGGCCTCGTCACGCGTGAGCCGATCGGTGTCGTTGCGGCCGTCGTGCCGTGGAATTTCCCGATCCTGATGGCGTCGTGGAAGTTCGGCCCGGCGCTCGCCGCGGGTAACAGCGTCGTGCTCAAGCCTTCGGAGAAGTCGCCGCTGACCGCGATTCGCCTCGCTCAACTCGCGCTGGACGCGGGCATTCCGGCCGGTGTGTTCAATGTTGTGCCGGGCGCTGGCGAGCCGGGCAAGCTGCTCGCGCTGCATCAGGACGTGGACTGTCTCGCCTTCACCGGCTCGACCAACGTCGGCAAGCTGATCATGCAGTACGCCGGCCAATCGAACCTGAAACGCGTCTGGCTGGAACTCGGCGGCAAGTCGCCGAACATCGTGATGCCCGATTGCCCGGACCTCGACCGTGCGGCGAACGCGGCGGCCGGCGCGATTTTCTACAACATGGGCGAAATGTGCACGGCGGGTTCGCGCCTGCTCGTGCATCGCGACATCAAGGAGGTGTTCCTCGATAAGCTGATCGCCGCCGCACGCAGTTATACGCCGGGCAACCCGCTCGATCCGAAAACCTCGATGGGCGCGATCGTCGACAACGTGCAGCTTGAACGCGTGCTCGGCTATATCGAAGCGGGCCGCGCTGAAGCGAAGCTGTTGCTGGGTGGATCGCGCGTCAAGCAGGAGACCGGCGGCTTCTATATCGAACCGACCATCTTCGAGATCCCGGCTGCCGGCGCGAAAGTGGCGCGTGAGGAAATCTTTGGGCCGGTGTTGTCGGTGATTACCTTCGACACGGTTGAGGAAGCGATCAGGATCGCTAACGACAGCGAGTATGGTCTCGCCGCTGCTGTTTGGACCTCGAATCTGACCACCGCGCATGAAGTGTCGCGCAAGCTGCGTGCCGGTACGGTATGGGTCAATTGCTACGACGAGGGCGGGGACATGAACTTCCCGTTCGGCGGTTACAAGCAATCGGGCAACGGCCGTGACAAGTCGTTGCACGCGTTGGAGAAGTACACCGAGCTGAAGTCCACGCTGGTGCGGCTGCGCTAAAGGATTCGCAAGCCAGCGCGGCGGCGTGCCTCATAGACGCCGCTGCGTTCCCAATGAATCCGAGGCCGGACGTTGCATGCATTACCAGGAAGCTTCGCGTGCAGCACCGGCATGTTTATCAGGTATCAGGTCATCCATGACTGAACTTATCTACGGTGACGGCGCGATCCGTCGTTCGTCCCTCTATGGCTCGTCGATCGAAAACACCTATGCGGGTGTGTTGTCGTTCATGCGCCGCAAATACACCCGTGAACTCGACGGCGTCGACGTCGTGGTCTCCGGCGTGCCGCTCGATCTGGCCACCACCTTCCGTTCGGGCGCGCGTCTCGGCCCGGCGGCAGTGCGTGCAGCGAGCGTGCAATTGTCCGAGTTGCATCCGTATCCGTGGGGCTTCAATCCGTTCGACGATCTCGCCGTGACGGACTACGGCGACTGCTGGTTCGACGCGCACAATCCCATGACGATCAAGGAATCGATCGTCAACCATGCGCGCACGATTCTGCGTTCGGACGCGAAGATGCTGACGCTCGGCGGCGATCACTACATTACGTATCCGCTGCTGATTGCGCATGCGGAGAAGTACGGCAAGCCGCTTTCGCTGATCCATTTCGACGCCCACTGCGATACCTGGGCCGACGACAGCCCGGACAGCCTGAATCACGGCTCGATGTTCTACAAGGCGGTGAAGGACGGTCTGATCGATCCGAAGACCTCGGTGCAAGTCGGCATTCGCACGTGGAACGACGATTTTATGGGCATCAATATCCTCGATGCTGCATGGGTCCACGAACATGGCACGCGCGCGGCGGTGGAGCGGATCACGTCGATTGTCGGCGAACGGCCCGCGTATCTGACCTTCGATATCGACTGTCTCGATCCGGCGTTCGCGCCAGGCACGGGTACGCCAGTGGCGGGCGGCTTGTCGTCGGCACAGGGGCTGGCCATCGTGCGCGGGCTCGGTGCGTTGAATCTGGTGGGCGCGGATGTGGTGGAAGTGGCGCCTGCTTATGACCAGAGCGAGATCACGGCGATTGCCGCCGCGCATATCGCGTGCGATCTGTTGTGTCTGTGGCGGCAGCGGAAGGTCGCTGAACGCTAATCACGCATCATCGGCTTGGAGGACCTCCGGCTCAGCCCATCGACGACGATCGATCGGGTTGACGCTGGCCTTCGCGCAAGCCGAGCGTGTAGGCAACGAGCGCGCCACTCATGATCGCCAGTTGCCACATCAGCATGTCGCTCCCGCGTGCCTTCATGGCGAAGCCGGCGATGAGCGGCCCCACGATCGAACTCGCGGTGAAGGTGAGCGACACCAGCCGCATGTTGCGCGTGAGCGCAGCCTTATCGCTGCATGCCGCCGCGACCATGCCGAGCGTAATGTACGCGCTGTTCGTGCCCCCGAGCAGCAGCGCGCTCGCGTCAGCAAGCCATGAGGCGGGCGCGGCGAGCGCGAAACCGCAGATCGCCAACGTGCTGAGCGCGGCGCAGACGATCACCGTGGCGGCCAGGCCCGCGCGATCGGCAAACCAGCCGACCGGAAATTGCAACGCCATGCCGCCGACACCGAATAGCGTGAGTAGCGTGGCCGTCTGCGTGGTATTGAGGCCGTGGGCGTCGGCAAAGAGCGGGAAGAGGCCGTAGAGCGCGCCGTCGCCGATCCCGCCTGCCGCGACGACCACCATGCCGAGGCTCACCAATGGGCCGATTGGGGCGCCTTTGCCGATTCTGCTTTTTTGCGCAGGCCGGGTTGTTTCAACAGCGCGGCGCCCATCATCCGCCGTGGTCAGCCACAGCGGAACGGCCGCTGCAAACGTGAAGGCCGCGCCGGCCGCGAACGTGACGCGTGCGTCGACGGTGCACCATACCGCCAATGCCGGGCCGAGTACGCCTGCGCTGGCGATCAGCGCCTCGTGAATACCCACTACCCGTCCGCTCGACTCAGCCGGCACGAGCCGATAGAGCCACGTTTCATTGGCGATCCAGCGCAAACCGATGCCGAGCCCGGTCAATAGCCCAGGTATGATCCACAACGGCCACCACAGCGCGTTCATCGTTGCGAACGCGACAATCGTGGCGGCGAGACCCAGCGATACCGTGCGTTTCGCGCCGATGCGTTCCACCAGCCACGGCGCGATTAACAAGCCGGCCAGCATGCCGGTCCATTGCGACGCGGAGAAGAGGCCGGCGCGCGGGGCGTCGAGACCGTGATGGGCCAACCAGACGGGCAGCACCATGAAGCCGATGCCGAACTGGCCAATCTGCGAAAGCGCCGAGACCGAGGTCAGCGCGGCGATCGCCGGCCAACGCACCGGCGTGGCGGCATTCATGGGCTGCTCCGCGCGGGCATCGGCAGACCCAGCTCGCGGCATTCGACCGGGCAACCGGCTTTCAGGCAAGGACCGTCGTCGCAAAGGCGGCACAGTTGCATGGCGTGT
This genomic interval carries:
- a CDS encoding L-glutamine synthetase yields the protein MHEIDDFLKKNRVTEIEAIIPDMAGIARGKIIPRSKFESGESMRLPQAVMIQTVTGDYPEDGTLTGVTDPDMVCVPDASTIRMIPWAVDPTAQVIHDCVHFDGTPVAISPRRVLRRVLELYKAKGWKPVIAPELEFYLVDMNKDPDLPLQPPIGRTGRPETGRQAYSIEAVNEFDPLFEDIYEYCEVQELEVDTLIHEVGAAQMEINFMHGDPLKLADSVFLFKRTVREAALRHKMYATFMAKPMEGEPGSAMHMHQSLVDEETGQNLFTGPDGKPTSMFTGYIAGLQKYTPALMPIFAPYINSYRRLSRFMAAPINVAWGYDNRTVGFRIPHSGPAARRIENRIPGVDCNPYLAIAATLAAGYLGMTQKLEPTEPLLSDGYELPYQLPRNLEEGLTLMGACEPMAEILGEKFVKAYLALKETEYEAFFRVISSWERRHLLLHV
- a CDS encoding gamma-glutamyl-gamma-aminobutyrate hydrolase translates to MRNKPLVGISADRTMMGVHPSHVTGEKYIAAIVDGSQALAMLLPALGERQSTEDVLDTVDGLLFTGSYSNVEPHRYGGHPSAPGTLHDAARDATTLPLLRAAIAAGVPVLAVCRGFQEMNVVFGGTLHQSVHAVAGLNDHRENKEDDLDVQYAPSHSITLTQGGLLQRLAGGTNEARVNSLHGQGVERLGVGLVAEATAPDGLIEAVSVKNARAFALGVQWHPEWKHANDALSTAIFRAFGDACRDRMRTKAGYGAASAAATHA
- a CDS encoding transcriptional regulator, XRE family with cupin sensor, whose amino-acid sequence is MSIEVATRLQYIRKKNGLSQRELAKRAGVTNGTISLIEQNRVSPSVGSLKKLLECIPMSLAEFFTFEVEVERSVVSRRADMPNLGNESIEFYLAGSSIKDRNMGILREVYQPLSDTGPEMLEHEGHEGGVVVSGQIELTVDGVTWLLDPGDSYYFESRLPHRFRNPSAEHLCEIVSANSPPTF
- a CDS encoding gamma-glutamyl-gamma-aminobutyraldehyde dehydrogenase; translation: MDKQSLAFWQDKAATLSIEGRAFIDGEYRDAAGGRTFDCLSPIDGKLLAKVADSGAADVDAAVAAARRAFDAGVWSGLNPRKRKAILLRWAASIREHSDELALLETLDAGKPIADTTTVDVPGAAYCVEWFAEAIDKVGGEVAPADHHLVGLVTREPIGVVAAVVPWNFPILMASWKFGPALAAGNSVVLKPSEKSPLTAIRLAQLALDAGIPAGVFNVVPGAGEPGKLLALHQDVDCLAFTGSTNVGKLIMQYAGQSNLKRVWLELGGKSPNIVMPDCPDLDRAANAAAGAIFYNMGEMCTAGSRLLVHRDIKEVFLDKLIAAARSYTPGNPLDPKTSMGAIVDNVQLERVLGYIEAGRAEAKLLLGGSRVKQETGGFYIEPTIFEIPAAGAKVAREEIFGPVLSVITFDTVEEAIRIANDSEYGLAAAVWTSNLTTAHEVSRKLRAGTVWVNCYDEGGDMNFPFGGYKQSGNGRDKSLHALEKYTELKSTLVRLR
- a CDS encoding agmatinase is translated as MTELIYGDGAIRRSSLYGSSIENTYAGVLSFMRRKYTRELDGVDVVVSGVPLDLATTFRSGARLGPAAVRAASVQLSELHPYPWGFNPFDDLAVTDYGDCWFDAHNPMTIKESIVNHARTILRSDAKMLTLGGDHYITYPLLIAHAEKYGKPLSLIHFDAHCDTWADDSPDSLNHGSMFYKAVKDGLIDPKTSVQVGIRTWNDDFMGINILDAAWVHEHGTRAAVERITSIVGERPAYLTFDIDCLDPAFAPGTGTPVAGGLSSAQGLAIVRGLGALNLVGADVVEVAPAYDQSEITAIAAAHIACDLLCLWRQRKVAER
- a CDS encoding Predicted arabinose efflux permease, MFS family, which translates into the protein MNAATPVRWPAIAALTSVSALSQIGQFGIGFMVLPVWLAHHGLDAPRAGLFSASQWTGMLAGLLIAPWLVERIGAKRTVSLGLAATIVAFATMNALWWPLWIIPGLLTGLGIGLRWIANETWLYRLVPAESSGRVVGIHEALIASAGVLGPALAVWCTVDARVTFAAGAAFTFAAAVPLWLTTADDGRRAVETTRPAQKSRIGKGAPIGPLVSLGMVVVAAGGIGDGALYGLFPLFADAHGLNTTQTATLLTLFGVGGMALQFPVGWFADRAGLAATVIVCAALSTLAICGFALAAPASWLADASALLLGGTNSAYITLGMVAAACSDKAALTRNMRLVSLTFTASSIVGPLIAGFAMKARGSDMLMWQLAIMSGALVAYTLGLREGQRQPDRSSSMG